The genomic interval CGGCCCCGAGTTCACCATCCACCGAGGCAACAACGTCCACGCCTACGACGACGCGGACGCCAACAACCTGCCCCCCACGGTGGAGCCGGACTGCGGGCCTTCGCTCACCTGCACCTTCCCGATGAACCTGGCCAACGCGCCCGGCACGTACATCCCGGCCGCCATCACCAACCTGTTCTACTGGAACAACGTCATCCACGACGTCCAGTACCAGTACGGCTTCGACGAGGTGTCCGGCAACTTCCAGGTCAACAACTACGGCAACGGCGGCCTGGGCAACGACGACGTGCGCGCCGAGGCGCAGGACGGCACCAGCACCAACAACGCCAACTTCTACACGCCGCCGGACGGCCAGCGCCCGCGCATGCAGATGTACCGGTGGACCACCACCGTCCCCAACCGCGACGGTGACGTGGACAGCGGCATCATCGTCCACGAGGCGGGCCACGGCATCTCCAACCGCCTGGTCGGCGGCCCCAGCAACGTCTCCTGCCTCAACAACAACCAGGCCCCGGGCGAAGGCATCAGCGACTTCCTGTCGCTCATCTACACGGCGCGAGCCTCGGACACCGGCCCTCAGGGGCGCGGCATGGGCACGTACGCGCTGGGCCAGGCGACGACGGGCCTGGGCATCCGCGGGCAGCGCTACAGCACGAACCAGACGGTCAACACGTGGACGTACGCCAGCATCAACGGCATGGCCGTTCCGCACGGCGTGGGCTCCGTGTTCGCCCAGGCGGCATGGGAGGCGTACTGGGCCTTGGTGGACCGCTGGGGCTTCAGCACCAACCTCTACAACGCCACGGGCAGCGCCGGTAACCAGCGCATGATGCTGTACCTCACCGAGGGCCTGAAGAACACGCCCTGCAGCCCCACGTTCACCCAGGTGCGCGACGGCATCATCACCGCGGCGACCACGCTGCACGGTGGCGAGGACGTGTGCCGGCTGTGGACGGCGTTCGCCGCCTTCGGCCTGGGCAGCAACGCGGTGTCCGGCGGCTCCAACAGCACCACGCCCACCAACGGCTTCGCCGTGCCCGCCGCCTGCCGCACGGACGTGTGGGGCAAGGACAAGCCCTGGGACACCGGCAACGAGCCGGACGCGGCCACCGCGGGCAACGGCATGTGGGAGAGCGAGGACATCTGGGTCCGCAACTCGCCCACCAACGGCCCGCACGAGAACCCGGAGTTCGGTCAGGTCAACTATGTCCACGTGAAGGTGCGCAACCGCAGCGCGGTGGACGCCCACAACGTCGTGGTGAAGGTGTACGGCACCAACGCGGCCACCAGCACCTCCTGGCCGGCGGGCTGGACGGAGCTGGGCCAGGCGACGGTGGTGTACCTGCCCGGCGGCGCGGACGACGAAGTCGAGGTGCAGTGGAGCCCGTCGGTCCAGGGCCACTACTGCCTGCTGGCGCGGATGGTGACTCCGGCCGACCCGATGACGTTCGTGGAGATCGGCAACCCGGACTACAACACGCGCCAGAACAACAACATCATCTGGCGCAACACCAACGTGGTGAACCTGGTGCCGTTCGGCTTCTCCAAGGCCACGTTCATCCTGCGCAACACGCTGCGCGAGGCGCGCATGTTCAACGTGCGCTTCCGTGAGCTGACGACCGACGCGAAGCGGCCGTTCATCGCGCGCGGCGCCATCACCGTGGACCTGGGCCCGGAGCTGACCGAGCTGTGGCAGAAGTCCAGCCGCAAGTCTGAGGGCCTCGAGCGCGTGGGTGAGACGCAGTTCCGCGTCGTCGACCCGACCCGGGCCGCCTTCGCCATTCCCCTGGAGCCGCTCCAGGAGTTCAACGTGGGGCTCGAGTTCAAGGACAACGAGTTCACCGGCAAGCAGACGGACACCTTCGAGCAGTTCGACTTCGCGGCCGTGCTGGAGGACCCGCTCGCCGAGGGAAAGACCCGCGATATCGGCGGCGTGACGTATTACCTGCGCGTGGCCAAGCCGTAACACCCCGCACGCTCGCGACACGGAATTGAAGGCCGGGTGGAGCCGTCGAGGCCGCCCGGCCTTTTCATGTCCGCCGTCCGCGATGGGAGGGATTCACCCCGGCCCCGGAGCTCCGTCATAACTCGATTGGATTACTCGACTTACTGGAATAGCACTATTGCTGCTTTAGTATCAGCATTGCCTCTATTCGGGCCCATTCCCGAAGGGACCTCACGATGAATCGACAGCCATGGAAGAAACTTCGCCCACTCTTGATGGCGGCGCTGTGGGCCAGTGGCGCAGAAGCGGGTGGTGGCATGGCCATCGATATCCCCCCGGGCACGCATTCGCTCGCAGCCAGCGTGAAGATTCCCATCACCGCGTCGATGGTGCGGGTGGACTCGGTGCGTCCGGCCATGGGCCCCTACGAGCAGCTGTTCGACGAGCAGGACGCCATCGGCGACCCGCGTGCGGGCACGGGCGCCAAGCCGACCACGACCTGGGGCAGCGTGGTCTACGACGCGAACGCCTATCCCATGGGTTTCTACATCGACCTCGGCGCGACCTACGACGTGACGGAGGTCGGTGTCTTCGACACCTATGCCACGGGTGATGCATCGTTCGATGTGGGAGAGCCTGGAGCGTGGGTCCCCGCCGTCAACTTCAGCACGGACCTCTGGGAGAAGTGGAAGCTCTTCTCCATCAACAAGCGCACCCGCTACGTCCGCTTCGCTCGGACCCTCCACGCGGGCGTCAATGAAATCGTCGTGTATGGCAGCCCCGTGGACCCGTTGCCTGGGAACGTGCCCCCGAGCGTCTCGGCGGGTGCGACCCAGGAGCTCGTGCTGCCCACGTCGACGGCGACGCTCTCCGGAACAGCGAGCGACTCGGATGGGACGATTGTCTCGCGTCAATGGGTACAGACGCAGGGCCCCAGCATCGCCACGCTCACGAACGCCACTTCACTGACGGCGACGGCCTCCGGGCTCGTGCAGGGCTCGTACATCTTCGAGCTCACCGTGACGGATGACGACGGGGCCAGCAGTTCGAACAAGACGACGGTGAAGGTGCTCCCGGCGGCCGCCGGCCGAGGAACCGTGACGGAGGTCTACCGGTCCTCCTCCACGCCGGGCGGCTTCGGCTACGTCCTCTACCTCCCCCCCGGATACGCCGAGGGCTCCAACTGGCCCCTGGTGGTCTTCCTCCACGGCATGGGGCAGAGAGGCAACGGGGGACCGGACGAGCTCAAGCGCGTCCGGGAACTGGGCCCACCTCGCTACATCGACGCGGAGGGAAAGGACTACCCCTTCGTGATGGTCGCGCCGCAGACGGGCCCCAATGGAACCTGGGGGCAGTTCGAGGCGGAGTATTACCTGGGGCCCTTCGTCAATCACATCCAGGCGACGCTCAATGTGGACCCCCGCCGGACCTACATGACGGGCCTGAGCCTGGGCGGCGGTGGCGCCATCTCCTTCGCGTCCGTCTTCCCCAACAAGCTCGCGGCCATTCTCGCCGCGTGCCCCACGTCGTGGGCCGGAGCCCAGAGCTACTCGGACGGGATGATGAACGCGGGGCTCGCAGTCTGGGCGGTCCACGCCCGGAATGACGCGACCTACAGCTACAACGCGACGGCCTCCTGGTTCGACCAGTTCGGCAAGGCGATGGGCGGAACCCGTGGCGTGCTTGCCACCTACACCTCCCCCAATGAGAAGCAGACCGCCTTCTTCCGCCCGGGGACGGGAGACTGGCAATGGCACAGCGGCCAGACGGCCACGGACTCGAGCGGCGCGGGCCCTGCTCGCCCGGTGCTCTTCACGGTCTACGACACGGGCGGCCACGCCATCTGGGACGCCGTGTACAAGGACCCCAAGGTCTGGGATTGGCTGCTCGCGCAGCAGAAGCCCTGACGAACACCTTGGAGTCCGGTCCACGGGGCCTTCAGCGGAGGCATGAGCATCCGCCTTGATGCGTGAGAACCTGGCCACTTCATTCTCCGCCAAGGCGGTGCTCACGGGGAACGGTGCGGCGGCCCCTGACTCAGGCCGTGTGCCGCATGGCCGCCGTCGCCTCAGGGGCGGAGTCGGGCGCGGATGCCACCAGGCTGACCTTCACGTTCGCGTTTGTGGCGGGGACTCCGAAGAAGGTGTCGTAGGCGTCGATGTGCTGCGTCCCCACCGTGCTCAGGAAGGCCAGGAAGTTGCTCGGCTTCGGGGGCAGCGGCGACGGCGTGAAGCTCTGCGACGGCAATCGGACGTACGGATTCGGGCTCGGCGGCAGCTGGTACATCTGATTGATCGTCTTGTAGGTGGCGTCAGCATCCCAACCCGAGAGCGGGCCATAGAGCGTCTGGATGGACGACCCCTGGACGTAGTCCCACACGACGTCGTTCGGCACACTGTTCGGCAGGACGTTCATCAGGTTGATCCACCCGTGCGGCACCACGTCGTACTGGTTCCAGATGACCTGGTTCCAGAAGCCATAATGCGAGATGCCGTTGATGTACGTCTGCGTGAAGACGCCGCTGAAGTTGTTGACGAACCCTTGATCTCCCGTTGTAGGGGCCGCCGTCGGAAGCACATACACCGCGCTCCACCGCGCCACGTCGAAGATGCTGGTGAAGAGCCAGCGGGCCAGCGTCGGGCAGAGCGAGCCCCCCAGGCTGTGCCCCGCGAAGATGAGCGTCGTCTGGGTCGAGACCTTGTCCGCCAGGAATGCCTGGAGTGACTTCCCCGTCTGCGCGTCCTGCATGTTCAGCAGGTTCGTGGTCCCCCAGGCCGCCCCCTGTGAGACATTCCCGACGTTGTACTGACTGGGATTGGTGCTGTTGGTCGGGGTGATGCCCATCGGGAATCCGACCAACGTGGTGACGTTGTTGTCCAGGCAGTCCTTATCGTACCAGTTGTGACTGGAGTCCTTGTTGCCGTTGGTTCCAGCGACTCCCACGACGTAGCAATCGGATTGCGCGTTGTAGACCACATACATGACGTTGTCGGCCACCGTGGACACCCTGCCCTGTCCGGTGCAGTCCTTGTCCGTCTGATAGACGCAGGGGCCCCACACCCGCGTCCACACCCCCAGTTCCTGACTGTTGTCCGTCAACGCCTTGTCGATGATGGGCCCGAGCTTCGTCGCGATGCTGGAGGCCGTCCCCGTCAGGCTGTCGCCCAGACCGGAGAACCTCGAGAGCCTGTAGACAGTTTGGATGATGTTGTAGCTTCCGCCGGTGTAGATGGGCTGTACGACTTTCATGTGCCGTGTCCTTTCGGTCTCGTCCAAACAAAGTGACTGGAGCCAGTCACGCCCGAATCCAAAGCAGGGGGCATGCCAGCAATTCAACCCGCGATTCTCCAAGACAAACACATGCACCTACTGGCTTGAGACAGAGTCTTGACGCGTCAGCGCGGAAAATGGACGCGTCAGTGAACACTTTCTGTGCAGGAACGAAGTGACGCGCGTTGGATGTCGACGCTGGAGTCGTCCCCCGCGGAGCGCTGGACTCCAGCATCCCCGAAGTCCGCGCTCGCGGCGTGCGACGCCTTCGATGGTTGCGAGAGGGCGGCGGAGCGTTGCTACGTCAGTCAGGAGTGCCCACTGCCTGGCCCACCGGGGACGCCTCCAGGAACCTGCGCTCCCGCGACAGGCGCCCCCTCTGCCATCAACTCCGCGGCGCCGAGAACCCTTGCGGTGCCAGCGAGAAGTGCATCACGGTCTGCATCACGATGCGCACTGAACTACTCCCGGCCGGTCTCCCTCTGCTTCAACCGAGGTGCCGGAGCCAGGAGTGCCGCGCTCACGCGTACGACACTCCTGGCGGGTAACCACAAGGCCGAATGACTCAGCTCACCTGCCGAGCTGGCGGCTCAATCCATCCGCACCCGACTGTCAGGGCAGACACTCAGCGCAGGAACCGGACAACCTGCTGTTGGCGACGAATGCGTCGTGGTCCGCCTTCGACGTCACGACGGCGGAGCCGAAGTCGGCGTAGACCGCCCAGGTCGGAGGGGTCGCCGCCGCGTCCTTGAACGTCCCACCGTAGTAGTCCGCCCCGTTGTTCTGCTTGAGGAACTTCCACCCGGAGTTGCTATTCCATGGACGGCAGGTCGCGTACGTCGCCATGTAGCTGGCGGTCGGAGCACCTCCGCGCCCCTTCCACAGGTAGCACGCATTCACGGGCGTCTGGGTCGAAGGCGGCGTCTGAGCTCCTGCACCCGTCATCAACAGACAGCCGCCCAGTGCCAAGAGGTTCACGAATTTGCGCATGGTTGTCTTTCATCTCCATAGGAGCCCATGACTGATGGGCCCGCGCGCCAACTGCAAACCGCATGCACGAGAGCCATCAGACACAGCGAACTGGCCACCCGCGCATGCGCGCCGGACGCACCACGCGCGCTGACACGTCAGCGGCATCGGATGACGTGTCAGCCAGCCCAGTACACACCACGGGCTGGGGCCGCCCAGGCTCCTCTCACCCTCCGCTCCTCCCCCCCACATCGAGGGGAATCCACTATCCAGTTTCAGCGGCGCCTGCGTCGTGCGCGCTGTCGGGGTGGCGGCACAGGCTCAACCAGCGCCGCCAGGGCGTCCACGAAGTGCCGCACCTTGGGCGGAAGATTCACCCTGCTTGGGTAGACCACATGGATGGCCCGCATCATCGCGGGCTTGGGGCCGAAGAGGATTCTCAACCGACCATCGAGGACGGCATCCTGGCAGAGAATGACTGGAACCCTCGCGATGCCCACGCCGGCAAGAGCCGCCTCGCAGGCCAACTCCAGGTCATTCACCACGAGAATGGGATCGATCCGAGACTTCACGCCCTCGACCTCCCAGGTCTCGAACGCGCTGAAGCCAATACAGCGCGCGGAGCGGAGCTCCCTGGTATTCGGCAGGCCTTGTTTCGCCAGGAAGCGAGGACTCGCGACGTAGTGGAAGGCACTCTCCCCGAGCTTTCGTGCCACGAGGGATGAGTCATCGAGTGGCCCGATGTGAATCGCGACGTCGATCCCCTCTTCGATGAGGTCGACGCGACGATCCGCCAGGATCAGCTCCACCCGCGCCCGGGGATGGCGGGCGAGACGGCTTCAGCGATTCACCAGGCAGCTTCGCGCCTCCAGGACGGAGCCCTTGAGCCCATGGGTGAAGACCTTTGACGGCGGGAGGCCGAACATGCCGCGAAACAACCGGGAGAAGTGGGCGGAGTCGTAGAAGCCCGCGGTGTGGGCCACTTCGGTGAGGCTTCGGCCCTCGAGCGCGAGCGTCGTGGCGCTCAACATCCGATGCCACGCGCGAAAGGCGCCCACCGGAACACCGACCTGCTCCCGGAACCGGTGTTCGACGAGCGACGTGGAGACCCCCTCCCTCTGCGCCAGCGTCACCGCATCCGAGGGCTCGCCATCGGATGTGGAGAGAA from Myxococcus stipitatus carries:
- a CDS encoding M36 family metallopeptidase, with protein sequence MSQGHLRRRLTQALVLLGALGAPTALAVTQDTSGARNHDARIAHNLGLKRAVSALQKDKEATLRRDVPELRVEHDASTGLVRSLINPVGALTGRSSGDALAIGLSFVQAQRELLGLELTDLANLEVADRVYSRQSGVTHLYLRQTHQGLPLYNGQLQINVDSEGRVVSVHSDFLPSLARAVPSIQPRLDAAAAVSGAARHLGLKPLTAPRALEKDSGPRQRTRVEQSGISREPIDARLALLPINQGDARLVWNFQVHTPDQQHVYDMTVDAATGEVWTRFDWVAADSYTVYPRPVESPNHTTPLPPMDARVSVLNPANATASPFGWHDTNGAIGPEFTIHRGNNVHAYDDADANNLPPTVEPDCGPSLTCTFPMNLANAPGTYIPAAITNLFYWNNVIHDVQYQYGFDEVSGNFQVNNYGNGGLGNDDVRAEAQDGTSTNNANFYTPPDGQRPRMQMYRWTTTVPNRDGDVDSGIIVHEAGHGISNRLVGGPSNVSCLNNNQAPGEGISDFLSLIYTARASDTGPQGRGMGTYALGQATTGLGIRGQRYSTNQTVNTWTYASINGMAVPHGVGSVFAQAAWEAYWALVDRWGFSTNLYNATGSAGNQRMMLYLTEGLKNTPCSPTFTQVRDGIITAATTLHGGEDVCRLWTAFAAFGLGSNAVSGGSNSTTPTNGFAVPAACRTDVWGKDKPWDTGNEPDAATAGNGMWESEDIWVRNSPTNGPHENPEFGQVNYVHVKVRNRSAVDAHNVVVKVYGTNAATSTSWPAGWTELGQATVVYLPGGADDEVEVQWSPSVQGHYCLLARMVTPADPMTFVEIGNPDYNTRQNNNIIWRNTNVVNLVPFGFSKATFILRNTLREARMFNVRFRELTTDAKRPFIARGAITVDLGPELTELWQKSSRKSEGLERVGETQFRVVDPTRAAFAIPLEPLQEFNVGLEFKDNEFTGKQTDTFEQFDFAAVLEDPLAEGKTRDIGGVTYYLRVAKP
- a CDS encoding PKD domain-containing protein gives rise to the protein MAIDIPPGTHSLAASVKIPITASMVRVDSVRPAMGPYEQLFDEQDAIGDPRAGTGAKPTTTWGSVVYDANAYPMGFYIDLGATYDVTEVGVFDTYATGDASFDVGEPGAWVPAVNFSTDLWEKWKLFSINKRTRYVRFARTLHAGVNEIVVYGSPVDPLPGNVPPSVSAGATQELVLPTSTATLSGTASDSDGTIVSRQWVQTQGPSIATLTNATSLTATASGLVQGSYIFELTVTDDDGASSSNKTTVKVLPAAAGRGTVTEVYRSSSTPGGFGYVLYLPPGYAEGSNWPLVVFLHGMGQRGNGGPDELKRVRELGPPRYIDAEGKDYPFVMVAPQTGPNGTWGQFEAEYYLGPFVNHIQATLNVDPRRTYMTGLSLGGGGAISFASVFPNKLAAILAACPTSWAGAQSYSDGMMNAGLAVWAVHARNDATYSYNATASWFDQFGKAMGGTRGVLATYTSPNEKQTAFFRPGTGDWQWHSGQTATDSSGAGPARPVLFTVYDTGGHAIWDAVYKDPKVWDWLLAQQKP
- a CDS encoding lipase family protein, whose protein sequence is MKVVQPIYTGGSYNIIQTVYRLSRFSGLGDSLTGTASSIATKLGPIIDKALTDNSQELGVWTRVWGPCVYQTDKDCTGQGRVSTVADNVMYVVYNAQSDCYVVGVAGTNGNKDSSHNWYDKDCLDNNVTTLVGFPMGITPTNSTNPSQYNVGNVSQGAAWGTTNLLNMQDAQTGKSLQAFLADKVSTQTTLIFAGHSLGGSLCPTLARWLFTSIFDVARWSAVYVLPTAAPTTGDQGFVNNFSGVFTQTYINGISHYGFWNQVIWNQYDVVPHGWINLMNVLPNSVPNDVVWDYVQGSSIQTLYGPLSGWDADATYKTINQMYQLPPSPNPYVRLPSQSFTPSPLPPKPSNFLAFLSTVGTQHIDAYDTFFGVPATNANVKVSLVASAPDSAPEATAAMRHTA